The bacterium genomic interval AGCCTCGTGAAGAAGGCCGGCGACAGCGCGGCGGCCCCGCGGCGGATCACCGTCGCGAGGATCCAGCCCAGAGCGCCGATCCCCGCGGTCGCCGCAACGCCGGCCGCCAGCCGCATGGCCAGGTCGGCGAGGCGCCGGGAGGCGATCCGGCGCGCCTTCATCGTGCGGCCCCGCTGCGACGCTCGACGCGCGAGAGCCAGAGCTGCGCCGCGCACTGCACGCCCGCGGAGAGGAGCAGGAGGATCGCCCCCAGGGCGACCAGGGCGCTGACGTGCAGGGGGTCGGAGGCCTCCGAGAACTCGTTGGCCAGCGTGGAGGCGATGGTATTGCCCGGCGCGAAGAGCGACAGGGAGAGCCGGTGCTCGTTGCCGATGACGAAAGTCACCGCCATCGTCTCGCCAATCGCCCGCCCGAGCCCAAGCACGACGGCGCCGATGACCCCGTGCAGCCCGTACCGGAGCGTGACCTGCCGCGCCACCTCCCAGGTCGTGGCCCCGAGGCCGTACGCCGCCTCCTTCACGACGTGCGGGACGAGCGAGAAGACGTCGCGGATGACGGCGGTCATGAACGGCAGGACCATCAGCGCCAGGATCAGGCCCGCGGTGAGCACGCCGATCCCCATCTGCGGGCCGCCGAAGAAGGGCGACCCGCCGCCGGCGCGGGCGAGCGCCGGCTGCACGTGCCGCGAGACCAGCGGCGCAAAGACGTACAGCCCCCACATGCCGTAGATGATGCTCGGCACCGCCGCCAGCAGCTCGATCGCCAGGCCCACCGGCCTGCTCACGGCGGGCGGCGCCAGCTCGACGAGGAAGAACGCGATCGTCAGGCTCAGGGGAACGGCGAGCGCCAGCGCGATCAGCGTCGAGGCGAGCGTCCCGACGATGCTGCTCAGCGCCCCGTAGGTCCCCGTCACGGGATTCCAGGCGTCGGACCAGAGAAACGCGGGGCCGAACCGCCGGATCGCCGGCAGCGACTTCCACGCCAGCGTCGCCACCAGCAGCACGAGGATCAGCAGGACCGACAGCGCGCACAAGCCCGCGCCAGCCCGGAAGAGCCGGTCCGCCGCGGGGCTCGGAACGCGCCGCGCGCCCGGGTGGCTCAGGGCCAGACCGCCTTCCCGTCGCAGCGCACCTGGTCCTGCCACGCCGCCTCCACGAGGTCGGTCACCGACGCCGGCAGCGGGACGTAGGCCAGCTTCTCGGCCTGTGCCGCGCCGCTGCGCAGACACCAGTCGAAGAACGCCAGCATCGCCCGACCCCGCGCGGCGTCGGTCTGCCGGGCCCGCACGAGGATGAAGGAGGCGCCGGTGATCGGCCAGCTCGCGTCGCCGGCCTGGTCCGTGAGCACGAGAGCGAAGCCGGGCGCGCCCTTC includes:
- the pstC gene encoding phosphate ABC transporter permease subunit PstC, producing MAGPGALRREGGLALSHPGARRVPSPAADRLFRAGAGLCALSVLLILVLLVATLAWKSLPAIRRFGPAFLWSDAWNPVTGTYGALSSIVGTLASTLIALALAVPLSLTIAFFLVELAPPAVSRPVGLAIELLAAVPSIIYGMWGLYVFAPLVSRHVQPALARAGGGSPFFGGPQMGIGVLTAGLILALMVLPFMTAVIRDVFSLVPHVVKEAAYGLGATTWEVARQVTLRYGLHGVIGAVVLGLGRAIGETMAVTFVIGNEHRLSLSLFAPGNTIASTLANEFSEASDPLHVSALVALGAILLLLSAGVQCAAQLWLSRVERRSGAAR